A window from Vigna angularis cultivar LongXiaoDou No.4 chromosome 7, ASM1680809v1, whole genome shotgun sequence encodes these proteins:
- the LOC108336494 gene encoding receptor-like protein 6, whose translation MKSSMGMGWLFPVFLLFHFSFSHSWCHPHDNLALLHFKASLTLNFTYSYNNYYVDYCHQVYPTITTWENGTDCCSWSGVTCHPISGHVTALELACGAIQGKINANSTLFSLSQMQSLNLAFNDFSNSQIPSTIGELVSLTHLNLSFTNFEGEIPPQISHLSNLQSLDLSLPLYNRSQLKWEEITWKRMLRNATDLRVLVLDHTDLSSTSMSSLNLSSSLITLNLRGTGLKGELSDDILCLPNLQHLSLSGNFDLHGQLPDLSCASASLNVLKISSCELDGPIPDSFSNLTHLTLFDLSYNYFNASIPPSLLTLPRLNSLLLYSNLLSGRIPNVFHQSNRFQKLDLSSNNIQGKLPSTFSNLQHLIYLDISHNKLEGPLPNKITGFSNLIWLVLVDNFLNGTIPYWCFSLPSLEYLYLSGNQFTGRIPAISSYSLRALILDGNKLQGNISESIFNLVNLTYLSLSSNNFSGSVNFSLFSKFQNLYALGLSNLGQLSLNFESSVNYSFPRLQELDLSFMGLTEFPKLSRKVPVLKYLYLSNNKLIGKVPNWLHEIDSLLAVSLARNFLTTPVDQFSRSYQLRYLDLSFNLLTGGISSSICNASSLELLVLSKNKLTGTIPECLVSSPFLSVLSLEKNKLNGTLPNTFAKNRLISLQLNDNRFEGLLPESLSNCMELGVLNLGNNQLEDTFPHWLQTLPNLKVLVLRDNKLHGSISKFKTKYGFPSLNIFDISSNNFSGTIPEDFIQSFESMKNVVQDEVFGNRGLYMQWEYSIGIIYSPTTVTTKDTILLFERIPINFVDIDLSGNKFEGQIPNVIGELQALRGLNLSHNRLCGTIPKSMGNLTILESLDLSSNMLTGSIPTEFLNMNFLEVLNLSYNHLVGEIPIGKQFGSFSNDSYKGNLGLCGYPMSMKCSQKHDEHPPPSQSLWREEKFGFDWEPVAIGYGCGTLFGVGIGSCWVNFKRVHTVLFVCL comes from the coding sequence ATGAAATCATCCATGGGAATGGGGTGGTTGTTTCCTGTGTTTCTgctctttcatttttcattctcCCATTCCTGGTGTCACCCCCATGACAACCTTGCATTGCTTCACTTCAAAGCCTCCTTAACCCTTAATTTTACGTATagctataataattattatgttgaTTACTGTCATCAGGTTTATCCAACCATAACAACATGGGAAAATGGAACAGATTGCTGCTCTTGGTCTGGAGTGACCTGTCACCCCATTTCTGGTCATGTGACAGCCTTAGAACTCGCGTGTGGTGCGATTCAGGGTAAAATCAATGCAAACAGTACCCTTTTCAGTCTTTCTCAAATGCAATCACTCAATCTTGCTTTCAATGACTTCTCCAACTCTCAAATTCCATCTACCATAGGCGAGCTTGTGAGCCTTACACACCTCAACTTGTCTTTCACAAACTTTGAAGGTGAAATTCCTCCCCAAATCTCACATCTTTCCAATTTGCAATCACTTGATCTCTCTCTTCCACTATATAATCGGTCTCAGTTAAAGTGGGAAGAAATCACATGGAAGAGGATGCTCCGAAATGCAACCGATTTAAGGGTACTAGTTTTGGATCACACTGATTTGTCATCAACTTCAATGAGTTCACTCAATTTGTCTTCCTCTTTGATCACTCTAAATCTTAGAGGAACTGGGCTAAAGGGAGAGTTGTCAGATGACATTCTTTGTTTGCCAAATCTGCAACACCTATCTCTATCAGGTAATTTTGACCTTCATGGCCAACTTCCGGATCTGAGTTGTGCTTCAGCGTCTCTGAATGTCTTAAAAATCTCAAGCTGTGAACTCGATGGGCCAATCCCTGATTCTTTCTCTAACCTTACACATCTTACTTTATTCGACCTCTCATACAACTACTTCAACGCTTCAATTCCACCCTCTCTCTTAACCCTTCCACGTCTAAATTCTCTGCTTCTCTATTCCAATCTTCTCAGTGGTAGAATACCAAATGTGTTTCATCAGTCAAACAGGTTCCAAAAATTAGATTTGAGTAGTAACAATATCCAAGGTAAACTGCCgtcaacattttcaaatcttcaacacCTCATTTACTTGGATATATCACACAACAAATTAGAGGGACCTCTGCCTAACAAAATAACTGGGTTTTCAAATCTAATATGGTTAGTATTGGTTGACAACTTTCTAAATGGCACAATTCCTTATTGGTGTTTCTCTTTGCCATCGTTGGAGTATTTATATCTATCGGGAAATCAGTTCACGGGGCGTATACCTGCAATCTCGTCGTATTCCTTGCGTGCTCTGATTTTGGATGGCAACAAGCTACAGGGCAATATTTCCGAATCCATTTTCAACCTTGTCAACCTTACTTACTTATCTTTGTCATCAAACAACTTCAGTGGTTctgtcaatttttctctcttctcgaAGTTTCAAAACCTGTATGCTCTTGGCCTTTCAAATTTAGGCCAATTATCATTAAACTTTGAATCAAGCGTCAATTATAGTTTCCCCCGCTTACAGGAGTTGGACTTGTCTTTTATGGGTTTAACCgaatttccaaaattatcaAGAAAAGTCCCAGTTTTGAAATATCTCTATCTGTCCAACAACAAGTTGATTGGAAAAGTGCCCAATTGGTTGCATGAAATAGATTCTCTACTTGCTGTAAGCTTAGCCCGAAACTTTTTGACAACACCAGTTGACCAATTCTCTAGGAGCTACCAACTCAGATATCTTGATCTAAGTTTTAATTTACTCACTGGTGGTATTTCTTCGTCAATTTGTAATGCAAGTTCCCTTGAGCTTCTCGTGTTGTCCAAAAACAAGTTAACAGGCACCATTCCAGAATGCCTTGTGAGTTCACCGTTCCTTTCCGTTTTGAGTCTAGAAAAGAACAAACTTAATGGAACTTTACCAAATACCTTTGCAAAGAATAGGCTCATTAGTCTGCAACTCAATGACAACCGATTTGAAGGTCTTTTGCCAGAATCTTTGTCCAACTGCATGGAACTGGGGGTTTTAAATCTTGGCAACAATCAACTGGAAGATACATTTCCCCATTGGCTTCAAACTCTACCAAATTTGAAAGTATTGGTTTTGCGGGATAACAAGTTGCACGGTTCTATTTCCAAATTCAAGACCAAGTATGGATTTCccagtttaaatatttttgatatCTCATCCAACAACTTCAGTGGCACAATTCCGGAAGACTTCATACAAAGTTTTGAATCCATGAAAAATGTTGTTCAAGATGAGGTGTTTGGCAATCGAGGGCTATACATGCAATGGGAATACAGTATTGGAATAATTTATTCACCTACGACTGTAACAACAAAAGACACGATTTTGCTATTCGAAAGAATTCCAATAAACTTTGTTGACATTGATTTATCAGGAAACAAATTTGAAGGACAGATTCCAAATGTAATTGGAGAGCTTCAAGCACTCAGAGGACTCAACCTCTCCCACAACAGACTCTGTGGTACTATTCCCAAATCCATGGGAAATTTGACAATATTGGAGTCTTTGGATCTCTCTTCAAATATGCTCACTGGTAGTATTCCTACAGAATTCCTGAATATGAACTTTCTTGAAGTACTGAATCTTTCCTATAATCATCTTGTGGGAGAAATACCCATAGGAAAACAGTTTGGTTCTTTTTCGAATGATTCCTATAAGGGAAACTTGGGCTTATGTGGATATCCAATGTCGATGAAATGCAGCCAGAAGCATGATGAACATCCTCCACCCTCACAAAGCTTGTGGAGAGAAGAGAAATTTGGATTTGATTGGGAACCAGTGGCTATAGGATATGGGTGTGGAACGTTATTTGGAGTGGGGATTGGTAGTTGTTGGGTAAACTTTAAAAGGGTCCACAcggttttatttgtttgtttgtga